The Verrucomicrobiia bacterium genome segment CTTTGCGCAGAAAAGGTCCCATCTCGCGAACCATTTGTTTTTCGCGGGCCGTTAATTCCACGGCATGAAAGGAGCCGCCTTGTCCCAGGTTGGAGCGGAATTCGCCCGGCTTGGGACGCCGCTCATAAGCCGCGAGAAATTTTCCTTCCAGAATAAAAATCCTTTTGTCGCCCGGCGTTTTGGTTTCGAGAAACTCCTGGGCCAGGATAACCCGCGATCCTTTTTTCGTGGCCTTTTCCAGCGCGCGTGAGGCCTGCCGGGCCGCGCCGGGCAGAATGAAAATGCCTTCGCCGCCTTTTAAATCGAGCGGCTTGATGACCACGTCTTTGCGCAGCTGCCGGCGGAAGGCGAGGATTGTTCCGGCATCGCTCGCCACAAGGGTGCGCGGCATCCACCGGGGGAATTGGAAGCAGCACAGCTTTTCGTTGTTGTTGCGGATGCCCCGCGGGTCATTGGAAATGAAAACATGGCGGGCCGCGCGCTCGAGCAGGTAGGTCATGGCGAGGTAGCGGCTGTCGAAGGGCGGTTCTTTGCGCACGAGCACCAGATCGAAATCGCGGAGGCGGCGCGCCGCGGCAGGCCCCTGGCGGTAATGGAGCGGGGAAACCTGCCTTACCGGCCGGCAGCGGGCAAAGACATCTCCGGTATTTTCCCACAGGTCCGGAACGTCCGCGGCCCAAGTCTTATGGCCCCGGCGCCCCAATTCCGCGAGCAGGTGCAGGGAGCTGTCATATTCGGGCATCAGCTTGCTCAGGGGATCAAGAACGAATAGGGTTTTCATGACGGATTTTGCCTGATTGTGTTCGTTATTTAAAAAAGGTATTCTAATCCAAAAAAAACGGGGAGTCAGTCCTTTTGAGCACACTTTTGGAGCAGCATCCCCAGGTCCCGCTGAGATCGGAAGCGGACCTCGAGGGCTATTTTCAAAAATTCTGCAAGCCGCATGACGAAGTCCGCGTAGGCCTGGAGGCCGA includes the following:
- the gshB gene encoding glutathione synthase; translated protein: MKTLFVLDPLSKLMPEYDSSLHLLAELGRRGHKTWAADVPDLWENTGDVFARCRPVRQVSPLHYRQGPAAARRLRDFDLVLVRKEPPFDSRYLAMTYLLERAARHVFISNDPRGIRNNNEKLCCFQFPRWMPRTLVASDAGTILAFRRQLRKDVVIKPLDLKGGEGIFILPGAARQASRALEKATKKGSRVILAQEFLETKTPGDKRIFILEGKFLAAYERRPKPGEFRSNLGQGGSFHAVELTAREKQMVREMGPFLRKEGLHFVGIDVMQEKLLEINVTCPGGYPEAIRLYPKKLLLEAWADWLERRARNHRR